The Cervus canadensis isolate Bull #8, Minnesota chromosome 9, ASM1932006v1, whole genome shotgun sequence genome contains a region encoding:
- the TRPC4 gene encoding short transient receptor potential channel 4 isoform X2 produces MWDGGLQDYIHDWWNLMDFVMNSLYLATISLKIVAFVKYSALNPRESWDMWHPTLVAEALFAIANIFSSLRLISLFTANSHLGPLQISLGRMLLDILKFLFIYCLVLLAFANGLNQLYFYYEETKGLSCKGIRCEKQNNAFSTLFETLQSLFWSIFGLINLYVTNVKAQHEFTEFVGATMFGTYNVISLVVLLNMLIAMMNNSYQLIADHADIEWKFARTKLWMSYFEEGGTLPTPFNVIPSPKSLWYLIKWIWTHLCKKKMRRKPESFGTIGRRAADNLRRHHQYQEVMRNLVKRYVAAMIRDAKTEEGLTEENFKELKQDISSFRFEVLGLLRGSKLSTVQSAQGTKESSNSADSDEKSDNEGSSKDRKKNFSLFDLTTLIHPRSAALAAERHTISNGSALALQEPQREKQRKVNFVTDIRHFGLFHRRSKQHAAAEQNANQIFSVSEGVARQQAEGPLERSIQLESRALASRGDLNIPGLSEQCILVDHRERNTDSLGVQVSKRVCSFKSEKVVVEDTVPIIPKEKKHAKEEDSSVDYDANLTDTVTHEDYVTTRL; encoded by the exons tACAGTGCTCTTAATCCACGTGAATCTTGGGACATGTGGCACCCCACGCTGGTGGCTGAAGCTTTGTTTGCTATTGCAAATATATTCAGTTCCCTGCGTCTGATCTCACTGTTCACTGCAAATTCTCACCTGGGGCCTCTGCAAATATCTCTGGGAAGAATGCTCCTGGACATCTTGAAGTTTCTGTTCATCTACTGCCTTGTGCTGCTAGCATTTGCCAATGGCCTAAATCAGTTGTACTTCTATTATGAAGAAACAAAAGGGTTAAGCTGCAAAGGCATACGATGTGAAAAGCAGAATAACGCCTTTTCAAC GTTATTTGAGACACTGCAGTCCCTGTTTTGGTCAATATTTGGGCTCATCAACTTGTATGTGACCAATGTCAAAGCGCAGCACGAATTCACAGAGTTTGTTGGCGCCACCATGTTTGGGACATACAACGTCATCTCTCTGGTTGTCCTGCTTAACATGCTAATAGCGATGATGAATAACTCTTACCAGCTTATTGCT GACCATGCGGATATAGAATGGAAATTTGCTAGAACAAAGCTTTGGATGAGTTATTTTGAAGAAGGAGGTACCCTTCCTACCCCCTTCAATGTCATCCCGAGCCCCAAGTCTCTCTGGTACCTGATCAAATGGATTTGGACACACCTGTGCAagaaaaagatgagaagaaagCCAGAAAGTTTTGGAACGATAGGG AGGCGAGCTGCTGATAATCTGAGAAGACATCACCAATATCAA GAAGTTATGCGGAACCTGGTAAAGCGATACGTGGCCGCAATGATTAGAGATGCCAAAACTGAGGAAGGTCTGACAGAGGAGAACTTTAAG GAACTCAAGCAAGACATTTCTAGCTTCCGCTTTGAAGTCCTGGGGTTATTAAGAGGAAGCAAACTCTCTACGGTCCAGTCTGCTCAGGGCACGAAGGAGTCTTCTAACTCCGCAGACTCGGATGAAAAGAGTGATAACGAGGGTAGCAGCAAGGACAGGAAAAAGAACTTCAGTCTCTTCGACCTGACCACCCTCATTCACCCGCGATCGGCGGCACTTGCCGCCGAAAGACACACCATCAGCAACGGCTCCGCCCTCGCGCTGCAGGAGCCCcagagggagaagcagagaaaagtgAATTTTGTGACCGATATCAGACACTTTGGGTTGTTTCACAGACGATCGAAACAACACGCCGCCGCCGAGCAAAACGCAAACCAGATCTTCTCCGTTTCAGAAGGGGTGGCCCGCCAACAAGCTGAAGGACCCCTGGAGAGGAGCATCCAGCTGGAGTCCCGAGCTTTAGCTTCGCGGGGTGACTTGAACATCCCGGGGCTCAGCGAACAGTGTATATTGGTAGATCATCGAGAAAGAAATACAGACTCCCTGGGCGTACAGGTGAGCAAGAGAGTGTGTTCATTCAAGTCAGAGAAGGTGGTGGTGGAGGACACGGTTCCCATCATACCGAAGGAGAAGAAACACGCGAAAGAGGAGGACTCGAGTGTAGACTATGATGCAAACCTCACAGACACCGTCACCCACGAAGACTATGTGACCACAAGGTTGTGA